In Aerococcus loyolae, a genomic segment contains:
- a CDS encoding DUF3021 domain-containing protein has product MKNIVNAISQSVSLAIIIWVIMGAIYTQDWTYVSMLASVIFFGAVIGGSSVIYEYSAWPLLAKVAIHFTVSLLAFLLMSISNHWIPFDLAILVGATLQFALIFFAIWTCYYFYNRHKINKINRFLKKKND; this is encoded by the coding sequence ATGAAAAACATTGTCAATGCTATCTCCCAAAGCGTCTCATTAGCCATTATTATCTGGGTCATCATGGGTGCTATCTACACACAGGACTGGACCTATGTCTCTATGCTAGCTTCCGTCATATTCTTTGGCGCAGTGATCGGCGGGAGCTCAGTGATTTATGAATACAGCGCTTGGCCTCTCTTGGCTAAGGTCGCCATCCATTTTACAGTCTCACTTTTAGCCTTTCTCTTGATGAGTATCAGCAATCATTGGATCCCCTTCGACCTCGCTATTCTAGTGGGCGCAACGCTCCAATTTGCTCTCATTTTCTTTGCCATTTGGACCTGCTACTACTTCTATAACCGCCATAAAATCAACAAAATTAATCGTTTCCTGAAAAAGAAGAACGATTAA